The Aminithiophilus ramosus genome contains a region encoding:
- a CDS encoding class I SAM-dependent methyltransferase: MAERIKEETGITRGRCLDLGSGPGLLGLAMAEITELEVLLLDISPEMLVFAEEGIAERERGSRVSTLLGDVHRIPLESGSVDLVVSRGSVFFWEEPARAFREVWRVLAPGGYVWIGGGFGNGDMKRKITAQMRERDPRWEPQVRERTSDFRLKAFRDALAEAGIEKFLIDNDDRGFWIRFAKESLEGRPCR, encoded by the coding sequence GTGGCGGAGCGCATTAAGGAAGAGACGGGGATCACCCGGGGTCGCTGTCTCGATCTGGGAAGCGGCCCGGGCCTGCTGGGTCTGGCCATGGCCGAGATCACCGAGCTGGAGGTTCTTCTTCTGGACATCAGCCCCGAGATGCTGGTTTTCGCCGAGGAAGGCATCGCCGAGCGCGAAAGGGGTTCCAGGGTGAGCACCCTTCTGGGGGATGTTCATCGGATCCCCCTGGAGAGCGGTTCGGTGGACCTGGTCGTCAGCCGGGGATCGGTCTTTTTCTGGGAGGAGCCGGCCCGGGCCTTTCGAGAGGTCTGGCGGGTTCTGGCGCCAGGCGGCTATGTCTGGATCGGCGGCGGCTTCGGGAACGGCGATATGAAAAGGAAAATCACCGCCCAGATGAGAGAGCGCGATCCCCGATGGGAACCTCAGGTCCGGGAGCGCACCTCCGATTTCAGGCTGAAGGCGTTTCGTGACGCCCTGGCCGAGGCCGGCATCGAAAAATTTCTCATCGACAACGACGACCGGGGTTTTTGGATCCGATTTGCCAAGGAATCGCTAGAGGGAAGGCCCTGCCGATGA
- a CDS encoding nucleoside-triphosphatase, with amino-acid sequence MAGESAPFNLFLTGPVGSGKSTLLGRLLRRLNWRIGGFRTRPAFDGTGMCGYCIEPFGAAHGAPSSLIARRTDRGFEALTSAFDGLGASLLRKALEDRVDAVVMDEIGFFEERAVAFHDAVMACLDSPLPVLGVLKRSGASLPRKIRSRQDVRVVEVTSDNRDGLLPELLRLVSERHLTGVISFPGGSRDGKDRRCTVCQDGQGGLCPSLSGRGGAH; translated from the coding sequence GTGGCCGGAGAGAGCGCGCCCTTCAATCTCTTTTTGACCGGCCCCGTCGGCTCGGGCAAGAGCACCCTCCTCGGCAGACTGCTTCGAAGGCTGAACTGGAGGATCGGCGGCTTCCGGACGCGGCCCGCCTTCGATGGGACAGGAATGTGCGGTTATTGCATCGAGCCTTTCGGTGCCGCTCATGGGGCGCCTTCATCCCTGATCGCCCGGCGCACCGACCGGGGATTCGAGGCTCTCACGTCGGCCTTTGACGGCTTGGGGGCGTCTCTTTTGAGGAAGGCCCTGGAGGATCGTGTTGACGCCGTCGTCATGGACGAGATCGGTTTTTTCGAGGAAAGGGCCGTGGCCTTTCACGATGCCGTCATGGCCTGCCTCGATTCGCCGCTGCCGGTCCTGGGCGTCCTCAAGCGATCGGGGGCTTCGCTCCCGCGCAAGATCCGCAGCAGACAGGATGTGCGGGTCGTGGAGGTGACTTCCGACAATCGGGACGGCCTTTTGCCGGAGCTCCTGCGGCTTGTTTCGGAGCGTCACCTGACGGGGGTCATCTCCTTTCCTGGAGGGAGCAGAGATGGAAAAGACCGACGCTGCACAGTTTGTCAGGACGGCCAGGGAGGTCTTTGCCCCTCTTTATCCGGTCGTGGCGGAGCGCATTAA
- a CDS encoding ABC transporter substrate-binding protein, with protein sequence MKRFRLSLAASFFLLCLSAAALAGQTREVVDMAGRHLVVPVSPRKVYSTNPIGTTLIYTLAPDQLMGWNYELRPREKRFLPAEYRDLPVIGGWFSTQTGNLEEIMALKPDLFVSMSFINETARSFADKLQSQTGIPVALVDNELTRLDESYLFLGKLLGEEERAEVLARYCRETVRSIADRAARIPQDKKVRVYYAEGPDGRKTDPAGSIHTQVLDLAGGVNVAEVPMGPQVGMSSVSMEQILLWNPDLIIAWGASRGGYSEGIAGDTHWKDIEAVKSGHVYAVPDNPFCWFDRPPSVNRVLGLRWLANLLYPEIFDFDIVEEARNFYRLFWHYDLGEEEAREILIRSMRKK encoded by the coding sequence GTGAAGAGGTTCAGATTGTCGCTTGCCGCCTCCTTTTTCCTGCTCTGCCTCTCAGCCGCCGCGCTGGCCGGCCAGACGCGGGAGGTCGTGGACATGGCGGGGAGGCATCTTGTCGTCCCCGTCTCCCCCCGGAAGGTCTATTCCACGAATCCCATCGGGACGACCCTGATCTACACCCTGGCCCCCGATCAGCTGATGGGGTGGAACTACGAGCTCAGGCCCCGAGAGAAGCGCTTCCTCCCCGCCGAGTATCGCGACCTGCCCGTCATCGGCGGCTGGTTTTCCACCCAGACGGGCAACCTGGAGGAGATCATGGCCCTCAAGCCGGATCTTTTCGTCTCCATGTCCTTCATCAACGAGACGGCCCGGTCCTTCGCGGACAAGCTGCAGAGTCAGACGGGCATCCCTGTGGCCCTTGTGGACAACGAGCTGACGCGCCTCGACGAATCCTACCTTTTCCTGGGAAAGCTTCTGGGAGAGGAAGAGCGGGCCGAGGTCCTGGCCCGGTATTGCCGGGAGACGGTCCGCTCCATCGCCGACAGGGCCGCTCGGATTCCTCAGGACAAGAAAGTCAGGGTCTACTACGCCGAGGGGCCCGACGGCCGGAAGACCGATCCGGCCGGCTCCATCCACACCCAGGTGCTGGATCTGGCGGGCGGCGTCAACGTGGCGGAGGTGCCCATGGGCCCTCAGGTCGGGATGTCGTCCGTATCCATGGAGCAGATTCTCCTCTGGAACCCGGACCTGATCATCGCCTGGGGAGCTTCTCGGGGCGGCTACAGCGAGGGCATTGCAGGCGACACCCACTGGAAGGATATCGAGGCCGTGAAAAGCGGCCACGTCTACGCCGTTCCGGACAATCCCTTCTGCTGGTTCGACCGTCCGCCGTCGGTGAACCGCGTCCTGGGTTTGAGATGGCTGGCCAACCTGCTCTATCCGGAGATTTTCGACTTCGATATCGTCGAGGAGGCCCGAAACTTCTACCGCCTTTTCTGGCATTACGACCTGGGTGAGGAAGAGGCCCGGGAAATCCTGATCCGTTCGATGCGGAAGAAGTAG
- a CDS encoding ABC transporter ATP-binding protein: MRLETKGLSCGYGRKTVVEDISMFVEGGEVLCLLGANGSGKTTFFKTILGLLEKQAGQVLVDGRDVEGWSPARRARLIGYVPQARGAVFPFRALDVVLMGRTSHLALFASPSEEDVEKAEEAMAMLDISYLKDQVYTRISGGEQQLVLLARALAQEPRILILDEPTTNLDFGRQFLVMERVKSLSRRGLTVILSTHFPEQSFFYANRVLCFRQGRPLGLGSPSEVVTRENIRAMYGIDVRIISLDARQGGLKLCIPDSLVGCVQKRVS; the protein is encoded by the coding sequence ATGAGGCTCGAGACGAAGGGGCTCTCCTGCGGCTACGGCCGCAAGACCGTCGTCGAGGACATCTCGATGTTCGTCGAAGGTGGCGAGGTCCTCTGCCTGCTCGGTGCCAACGGCTCGGGCAAGACGACCTTCTTCAAGACGATCCTGGGCCTTCTGGAGAAGCAGGCCGGCCAGGTGCTCGTCGACGGTCGTGACGTGGAGGGCTGGTCTCCGGCCCGGCGGGCCCGGCTCATCGGCTACGTGCCCCAGGCTCGGGGGGCCGTCTTCCCCTTCCGGGCGCTGGACGTGGTTCTCATGGGGCGGACGAGCCATCTCGCGCTTTTCGCCTCTCCCTCGGAGGAGGATGTCGAGAAGGCCGAAGAGGCCATGGCGATGCTCGATATCTCCTACCTGAAGGATCAGGTCTACACGCGAATCAGCGGCGGGGAGCAGCAGCTGGTCCTCCTGGCGCGGGCGCTGGCCCAGGAGCCGAGGATTCTCATCCTGGACGAGCCGACGACCAACCTGGATTTCGGCAGACAGTTTCTGGTCATGGAGCGGGTGAAGTCCCTCTCCCGCAGGGGACTGACCGTGATCCTTTCCACCCACTTCCCGGAGCAGAGCTTTTTTTACGCCAACCGGGTCCTCTGTTTCAGGCAGGGGCGCCCCTTGGGGCTCGGTTCTCCGTCCGAGGTGGTCACGAGGGAAAACATCCGCGCCATGTACGGGATCGACGTCAGGATCATCTCCCTCGACGCAAGGCAGGGCGGTTTAAAGCTCTGCATTCCCGACAGCCTCGTCGGGTGTGTCCAAAAGCGCGTTTCCTGA
- a CDS encoding FecCD family ABC transporter permease translates to MCQESGTLRDLSCERATGRDWKKLNYLVLPLAAMLLSFALGRYPVSPRQLAELVAARLSLIDAGPWDVLHTVVFKVRLPRILAAMLIGASLSASGACYQGLFRNPLASPALLGAAAGAGFGATLGICLSLRVVGIQALAFFISLGAVGLTCLLSGRIRHDRTLGLVLAGIMTGSLFTAATSFLKYVADPYDKLPTITFWLMGSLSSITMSDVGFVAVPVFLGLVPLFLIRWRLNVLSLGDEEATALGLNVMRYKLLVIVCATLVTAASVSVSGMIGWVGLVIPHLARILVGPDYKDLYPASIVAGGVFLLLVDDLARILTSVEIPLGVLTALIGVPFFLFLLLRERGALR, encoded by the coding sequence ATGTGCCAGGAATCGGGAACCCTGCGGGATCTTTCCTGCGAAAGAGCAACAGGCCGTGACTGGAAGAAGCTGAATTATCTGGTGCTTCCTCTGGCGGCGATGCTTCTCTCCTTTGCCCTGGGGCGCTATCCCGTCTCTCCCCGTCAGCTGGCGGAGCTTGTCGCGGCCCGGCTCTCCCTGATCGATGCGGGGCCTTGGGACGTCCTTCATACGGTTGTCTTCAAGGTGCGGCTGCCCCGCATTCTGGCGGCGATGCTCATCGGGGCCTCTCTTTCCGCCTCGGGGGCCTGCTACCAGGGGCTGTTCCGCAATCCCCTGGCTTCCCCCGCCCTGCTCGGCGCGGCAGCTGGCGCCGGTTTCGGCGCGACTCTGGGAATCTGCCTCTCGCTGAGGGTCGTGGGGATTCAGGCGCTCGCCTTTTTCATCAGTCTCGGTGCCGTGGGGCTGACCTGTCTGCTCAGCGGCAGGATACGCCATGACCGGACCCTGGGGCTGGTCCTCGCGGGGATCATGACGGGGTCCCTCTTCACGGCTGCGACGTCCTTTCTCAAGTACGTGGCCGACCCTTACGACAAGCTGCCCACCATCACCTTCTGGCTCATGGGGAGCCTCTCGTCCATCACGATGTCCGACGTGGGCTTTGTCGCCGTTCCCGTTTTTCTGGGGCTTGTCCCGCTTTTTCTCATCCGCTGGCGTCTCAACGTCCTTTCTCTCGGCGACGAGGAGGCGACGGCCCTTGGGTTGAACGTGATGCGCTACAAGCTGCTGGTCATCGTCTGCGCCACTCTGGTGACGGCCGCCTCGGTCTCGGTCAGCGGGATGATCGGCTGGGTCGGGCTGGTGATCCCTCATCTCGCCCGCATTCTCGTGGGCCCCGACTACAAGGACCTTTACCCGGCCTCGATCGTCGCCGGAGGCGTTTTCCTGCTCCTTGTGGACGACTTGGCGCGGATTCTGACGTCGGTCGAGATCCCTCTGGGCGTTCTGACGGCTCTCATCGGCGTCCCCTTCTTTCTCTTCCTTCTCCTCAGGGAGAGAGGAGCCCTGCGATGA
- a CDS encoding FAD binding domain-containing protein, protein MSLGSLAALWHEEEGRLKDVRLVFGSMAPCPCRVAEAEAFLEGKSPDEALFRAAASICSEAVDLVDDIRAEASYRRLLAGGLVEEWGLQVLGERT, encoded by the coding sequence ATCAGCCTCGGCAGCCTGGCGGCCCTCTGGCACGAAGAGGAGGGGCGGCTGAAGGATGTCCGTCTCGTCTTCGGCTCCATGGCCCCCTGCCCCTGCCGCGTCGCCGAGGCAGAGGCCTTCCTGGAGGGAAAGAGTCCCGACGAGGCCCTTTTCCGGGCCGCCGCATCGATCTGCTCCGAGGCCGTCGACCTCGTCGACGACATACGGGCCGAAGCCTCCTACCGTCGCCTGCTGGCCGGAGGGCTGGTGGAGGAATGGGGGCTTCAGGTGCTGGGGGAAAGGACGTAA